One window of Phaenicophaeus curvirostris isolate KB17595 chromosome 22, BPBGC_Pcur_1.0, whole genome shotgun sequence genomic DNA carries:
- the ZMYND12 gene encoding zinc finger MYND domain-containing protein 12 isoform X2, giving the protein MSKAVPVKSRNESQKYIIDLTSRRAQEFILDGKHKEAIPAALHALHFSTEVYGLNSVQLVPAYLLLAEALAGAGHHLQASKYLSQAEWIVLRTPDCSAVVQCKLQRGLGLFCAARGNFEQALDHLANEVYLVSSTFGLKSIEAAGGYFHMANIFLRQNKMDVAKSLYAKVTSIWHAFLLKSVRAQEQALQSQQEMSPFTEDKEPSEDPLTEAQQDEAIRVLRTVLDVREQAPKQQPGETARVLHALAMLYYLAKDLPKAAETAMKALNLAKQLPQPESLEAISHLLKLIESKPSYSYTK; this is encoded by the exons AAATACATCATCGATCTCACGTCCCGCAGAGCCCAGGAGTTTATTTTGGATGGGAAGCATAAGGAAGCGATACCCGCGGCTCTGCATGCCCTGCATTTCAGCACTGAAGTGTACGGCTTGAATTCTGTGCAACTGGTGCCTGCTTATCTCCTCTTGGCTGAGGCCTTGGCTG GGGCTGGCCATCATCTGCAGGCATCCAAGTATCTCTCCCAAGCCGAGTGGATTGTCCTCAGAACTCCAGACTGCAGCGCTGTTGTTCAGTGTAAACTACAACGTGGTCTGGGGCTTTTCTGTGCTGCTAGAGGAAACTTTGAGCAGGCTTTAGATCACCTTGCAAATGAA GTTTACCTGGTTAGTTCTACATTTGGACTAAAATCTATTGAGGCCGCCGGAGGGTATTTCCACATGGCCAACATTTTCCTTCGCCAGAACAAAATGGACGTAGCAAAATCACTCTACGCTAAG GTAACCAGCATCTGGCATGCCTTTCTCCTGAAGTCAGTGCGAGCCCAGGAGCAAGCGCTGCAGTCACAACAGGAAATGTCTCCGTTCACTGAGGACAAGGAACCCAGTGAAGACCCTCTGA CTGAAGCCCAGCAAGATGAAGCAATCCGAGTCCTGAGAACAGTTTTGGATGTCAGGGAGCAGGCACCGAAGCAGCAGCCCGGGGAAACCGCCAGGGTTTTGCATGCTCTTGCCATGCTTTATTACCTGGCCAAGGATTTACCAAAG GCTGCTGAGACGGCGATGAAAGCCTTGAACCTGGCGAAACAACTGCCCCAACCAGAGTCCCTGGAAGCCATCAGTCATTTGTTAAAGCTGATTGAATCCAAACCTTCTTATTCCTACACAAAATAA